The Candidatus Reconcilbacillus cellulovorans genome segment GACGCGGTCATGCGCTCGGGCTACAGCCACGTACTCGTCATCGACGAGGCGGCCGCACGTGCAATTCTCACGGAGGAAACAAAGTAAAAATCATAAATTTCAGGAAAGGAATGGTTCGAACATGGCAGTGAAAATCGGCATCAACGGTTTCGGCCGCATCGGCCGCAACGTGTTCCGAGCGGCGCTCGGCCGCACGGACGTCGAAGTCGTGGCGGTCAACGACTTGACCAACACGAAGACGCTCGCCCACTTGCTCAAGTACGACTCGACCCACGGCCGTCTGAACGCGACGGTCGAGGCGACGGAAGACGAGCTCATCGTCAACGGCCGGCGCATCAAAGTATTTGCCGAGCGCGACCCCGGCGCGCTGCCGTGGGCGGAATACGGCGTCGACATCGTCGTCGAGTCGACCGGCCTGTTCACCGCCCGCGAAAAAGCCGAACTGCATCTGAAGGGCGGCGCGAAGAAAGTCATCATCTCCGCGCCGGCGACCGGCGAAGACATCACGATCGTCATGGGCGTCAACCACGACAAATACGACCCGGCGAAACATACGATCGTCTCGAACGCTTCCTGCACGACCAACTGTCTTGCGCCGATGGCCAAAGTGCTGCACGAAAAGTTCGGCATCGTCAAAGGGCTCATGACGACGGTCCATTCGTACACGAACGACCAGCAGGTGCTCGACTTGCCGCACAAGGACCTGCGCCGCGCCCGCGCCGCCGCGGAAAACATCATCCCGTCGACGACCGGCGCCGCCAAGGCGGTCGCGCTGGTGTTGCCGGAGCTCAAGGGCAAGCTGAACGGCATGGCGTTCCGTGTGCCGACGCCGAACGTCTCCGTCACCGACCTTGTCGCCGAGCTCGCCCGCGAAACGACGGTCGAGGAAGTCAACGCGGCGCTGAAAGAGGCGGCCGAAGGCCCGCTGAAGGGGATCATGAATTATTCCGAGGAGCCGCTCGTTTCGCGCGACTATCTGGGCGATCCCGCCTCGTCGACGATCGACGCGCTGTCGACGATGGTCGTCGGCGGCAACCTCGTCAAAGTCGTCGCGTGGTACGACAACGAATGGGGCTATTCGAACCGCGTCGTCGACCTGGCGGCATACATGGCGAGCAAGGGGCTGTGAGCGGGGAGGCGCGACCGGCATGAGCACCGGTTTCAACAAAAAAAGCATCCGCGACGTCGCCGACTGGAAAGGCAAGCGGGCGTTCGTCCGCGTCGATTTCAACGTTCCGCTCGAAAACGGCCGCATCACCGACGACACGCGCATCCGCGAGTCGCTGCCGACGATCCGCTACCTGGTCGAGCGCGGCGCCCGCGTCATTCTCGCCAGCCACCTCGGCCGGCCGAAAGGCCGCGTCGTCGACGAACTCCGGCTGACGCCGGTCGCTGAGCGCCTCGCCGAACTGCTCGGCAAGCCGGTCGTCAAGCTCGACGAATCCGTCGGCGACGCCGTCCGCGCCAAAATCGCGACGATGGCCGACGGCGACGTGCTGCTGCTTGAAAACGTCCGTTTCCATCCCGGCGAAGAAGAGAACGATCCGGCGCTGGCGAAGGCGTTTGCGGAACTGGCCGACATTTTCGTCAACGACGCGTTCGGCGCGGCCCATCGCGCGCATGCGTCGACGGAGGGGATCGCGCATCATTTGCCGGCCGTCTCCGGACTGCTGATGGAAAAGGAACTGTCCGTGCTCGGCAAGGCGCTGTCCGATCCCGACCGGCCGTTTACGGCGATCGTCGGCGGCGCCAAGGTCAAGGACAAAATCGGCGTGCTGGACAATTTGCTGAACATCGCGGACAATATTCTCATCGGCGGCGGCATGGCCTACACGTTCTTAAAAGCGCGCGGTTTCGAGATCGGCAAGTCGCTGCTCGACGAAAGCCGCATCGAATTCGCCCGCGCGTTCATCGAAAAAGCCAAGGCCAAGGGCGTCAACTTCCTGATGCCGGAAGACGTCGTCGTTGCCGACGATTTCCGCCCGGACGCGCGCACGCAGGTCGTTCCGGCCGACCGCATCCCGCCGGATTGGGAAGGCGTTGACATCGGGCCGAAAACGCGGGAAATTTACGCCGACGTCGTGCGTCGGTCGCGGCTCGTCGTCTGGAACGGCCCGCTCGGCGTGTTCGAGATGGAGCCGTTTGCCCACGGGACGCGGGCGATCGCGGAGGCGTGCGCGGAGTCGTCCGCCTACACGATCGTCGGCGGCGGCGATTCGGCGGCGGCGGTGCAGAAATTCGGCCTGGCGGACAAAATGGACCACATTTCGACCGGCGGCGGCGCTTCTCTGGAATTCATGGAAGGAAAAGTCCTTCCCGGCGTCGCTGTGCTGAACGACCGGTAAGCCGCGCATCATGGGTAAGGGGGAACGACCGTGACCGTTCGCGTCCCGATCATCGCGGGCAACTGGAAAATGCACAAAACGGTGAAGGAAGCGGCGGCGTTCGTCGCGCAGGTCGGCAACCGCGCGGACATCGCCGGCGTCGAGGCCGTGCTGTGCGCGCCGTTTACGGCGCTGGCGGCGCTCGCCGACGCCGTGCGAGGAACGAGGCTGCAGATCGGCGCGCAAAACCTGCACTGGGAAGACAGCGGCGCCTACACCGGCGAAATCAGCGGCGCGATGCTGCGCGACCTTGGCGTCCGCTACGTGATCGTCGGCCATTCCGAACGGCGCCAATATTTCGGCGAAACCGACGAGACGGTCGGGCGCAAGGTGCGCGCCGCGCTGCGCCACGGCCTCGTGCCGATCGTCTGCGTCGGCGAAAAGCTGGAGGAACGGGAAGCCGGCCGCACGAAAGACGTATGCCGCACCCAGACGGAAGCGGCACTGGCCGGGCTGACCGCGGAAGAAGTCGCCGGGCTCGTCGTCGCCTACGAGCCGGTCTGGGCGATCGGCACCGGCCGCAACGCGACGGCCGAAGACGCGAACGACGTCATCGGCTTCATCCGCGGCGTGATCGCCGAGCGGTTCGGGCTGCCCGCGGCGGAACGTATCCGCATCCAGTACGGCGGCAGCGTCAAGCCGGACAACATCCGCGACTTCATGTGCCAGCCGCACATCGACGGCGCGCTCGTCGGCGGGGCGAGCCTCGATCCCGAGTCGTTCGTCCATCTCGTAGAAGGAGCGCGGTGACATGACGTCCAACCGACCGAAACCCGTCGCGCTGATCATTCTCGACGGATTCGCCCTGCGCGCCGAAACGCACGGCAACGCGATCGCCCAGGCGCGCAAGCCGAACTTCGACCGCTACTGGTCGACCTATCCGCACACGACGCTGACAGCGTTCGGCGAAGCGGTCGGCCTGCCGGAAGGCCAGATGGGCAACTCCGAGGTCGGCCATCTCAATATCGGCGCCGGCCGGATCGTGTATCAGGATTTGACGCGCATCCATAAATCGATCCGGGAAGGAGACTTTTTCCGAAACGAAACGTTGCTCGGCGCCGTCCGCCACGCGCGCGACAACGGCACGAAGCTGCACCTGTTCGGACTCGTCTCCGACGGCGGCGTCCACAGCCACATCGACCACCTGTTCGCACTGCTCGAACTTTGCGCGCGCGAGCGGTTCGACCGCGTGTTCATCCACGCGTTTCTCGACGGCCGCGACGTGGCGCCGGACAGCGCCAAAGACTACATCGAGCAATTGCAGGAGCATATCCGTAAAACCGGTGTCGGCCGGATCGCCACGGTGCAGGGGCGCTATTACGCCA includes the following:
- a CDS encoding type I glyceraldehyde-3-phosphate dehydrogenase, whose amino-acid sequence is MAVKIGINGFGRIGRNVFRAALGRTDVEVVAVNDLTNTKTLAHLLKYDSTHGRLNATVEATEDELIVNGRRIKVFAERDPGALPWAEYGVDIVVESTGLFTAREKAELHLKGGAKKVIISAPATGEDITIVMGVNHDKYDPAKHTIVSNASCTTNCLAPMAKVLHEKFGIVKGLMTTVHSYTNDQQVLDLPHKDLRRARAAAENIIPSTTGAAKAVALVLPELKGKLNGMAFRVPTPNVSVTDLVAELARETTVEEVNAALKEAAEGPLKGIMNYSEEPLVSRDYLGDPASSTIDALSTMVVGGNLVKVVAWYDNEWGYSNRVVDLAAYMASKGL
- a CDS encoding phosphoglycerate kinase, which encodes MSTGFNKKSIRDVADWKGKRAFVRVDFNVPLENGRITDDTRIRESLPTIRYLVERGARVILASHLGRPKGRVVDELRLTPVAERLAELLGKPVVKLDESVGDAVRAKIATMADGDVLLLENVRFHPGEEENDPALAKAFAELADIFVNDAFGAAHRAHASTEGIAHHLPAVSGLLMEKELSVLGKALSDPDRPFTAIVGGAKVKDKIGVLDNLLNIADNILIGGGMAYTFLKARGFEIGKSLLDESRIEFARAFIEKAKAKGVNFLMPEDVVVADDFRPDARTQVVPADRIPPDWEGVDIGPKTREIYADVVRRSRLVVWNGPLGVFEMEPFAHGTRAIAEACAESSAYTIVGGGDSAAAVQKFGLADKMDHISTGGGASLEFMEGKVLPGVAVLNDR
- a CDS encoding triose-phosphate isomerase, with the protein product MTVRVPIIAGNWKMHKTVKEAAAFVAQVGNRADIAGVEAVLCAPFTALAALADAVRGTRLQIGAQNLHWEDSGAYTGEISGAMLRDLGVRYVIVGHSERRQYFGETDETVGRKVRAALRHGLVPIVCVGEKLEEREAGRTKDVCRTQTEAALAGLTAEEVAGLVVAYEPVWAIGTGRNATAEDANDVIGFIRGVIAERFGLPAAERIRIQYGGSVKPDNIRDFMCQPHIDGALVGGASLDPESFVHLVEGAR